A stretch of Gymnodinialimonas phycosphaerae DNA encodes these proteins:
- a CDS encoding formyltransferase family protein, protein MTASWPKRRRVSVISDPPGGWFTPHADDLAARLNAAGHDAQTFDKQADVREGDIAFYLSCTGLTPPDLLTRNAWNLVVHASDLPRGRGFSPLVWQVLEGRNDIPLTMITMAEAADAGDIVMQRHLTFQGHELNDEMRTRMGDAIVDMCVDLVTAPTPPTSRAQEGEPSWYDRRRADDSRLDVNKTLAEQFDLLRVVDNDRYPAFFDHRGHRYTLKIERQEEASE, encoded by the coding sequence ATGACCGCTTCTTGGCCCAAACGGCGCCGCGTCAGCGTAATCAGCGATCCACCCGGCGGCTGGTTCACGCCCCACGCAGATGACCTTGCCGCGCGCCTGAATGCGGCGGGTCACGACGCGCAAACCTTTGACAAACAAGCCGATGTGCGCGAGGGCGACATCGCCTTCTACCTCAGCTGCACCGGCCTGACGCCGCCAGACCTGCTGACGCGTAACGCATGGAACCTGGTGGTCCACGCCAGTGATTTGCCCCGAGGGCGCGGATTCTCTCCACTCGTCTGGCAGGTTTTGGAGGGGCGCAACGACATCCCGCTGACGATGATCACCATGGCCGAGGCCGCGGACGCGGGCGATATCGTCATGCAGCGGCATCTGACGTTTCAGGGACACGAATTGAACGATGAGATGCGCACCCGGATGGGCGATGCCATTGTGGACATGTGCGTCGATCTTGTCACCGCGCCCACTCCGCCCACATCCCGCGCCCAAGAGGGGGAGCCGTCTTGGTATGACCGCCGCCGAGCAGATGACAGCCGACTAGATGTCAACAAGACGCTCGCCGAGCAATTCGACCTTCTGCGCGTCGTCGACAACGACCGCTACCCGGCCTTCTTCGACCACCGCGGACACCGCTACACCCTGAAAATCGAGAGACAGGAAGAGGCTTCAGAGTAA
- a CDS encoding Gfo/Idh/MocA family protein, giving the protein MLRAGIIGAGRIAWSYDNGIWDGARSVSHAACLHRHPDTTLAAVFEPLPEARTAFQDGYKGPGPVAVCDTLEAFFAHDLDLVAVASPSETHGEHIAACLTAGVPRLWVEKPVTTDAASFEALTRQLADCAPPPRIVVNYFRRFLPQVAEAKKRLQAALRHGTLRRVDATYSRAFVVNGVHFLDLIGYLFDALEAPAFDWVDRAGSADPSFGMTLDGVPVAVMGIPNLGYHALDLRAVTDYGRLSLIQGAAELTWEAKQPNPDFPGFFNLAPARPLLDPKTTSAAMLDGTYLSLCDLVDASAPSRAPMEASAFTQTILARLAESAP; this is encoded by the coding sequence ATGTTGCGCGCGGGCATCATAGGGGCGGGTCGGATCGCATGGTCCTATGACAATGGCATCTGGGACGGTGCGCGCTCTGTCAGCCACGCGGCCTGCCTGCACCGGCACCCGGACACGACGCTTGCGGCAGTTTTCGAACCCTTACCAGAGGCCCGCACGGCGTTTCAGGACGGCTACAAAGGCCCCGGCCCCGTTGCGGTGTGCGACACGCTGGAGGCGTTTTTCGCGCACGATCTGGACCTTGTCGCCGTGGCATCCCCGTCCGAGACCCATGGCGAGCACATCGCGGCCTGTCTGACGGCGGGCGTCCCGCGCCTCTGGGTGGAGAAACCCGTCACGACGGACGCGGCATCGTTTGAGGCATTGACGCGGCAACTGGCCGACTGCGCCCCGCCCCCCCGTATCGTGGTGAATTATTTCCGCCGTTTCCTGCCCCAGGTCGCCGAGGCGAAGAAGCGTCTACAAGCGGCTTTGCGCCATGGCACGCTGCGCCGGGTGGACGCTACCTACAGCCGCGCGTTTGTTGTGAACGGGGTGCATTTCCTCGACCTGATCGGGTATCTTTTTGATGCCCTTGAGGCGCCAGCATTCGATTGGGTGGATCGCGCGGGCTCCGCCGACCCCAGCTTCGGCATGACGCTGGACGGCGTGCCCGTGGCCGTGATGGGGATCCCCAATCTTGGCTATCACGCGCTGGACCTGCGCGCCGTCACCGACTACGGCCGCCTGTCCCTGATCCAGGGCGCGGCTGAACTGACGTGGGAAGCCAAGCAGCCAAACCCCGATTTCCCCGGCTTCTTCAATCTTGCGCCCGCGCGCCCCTTGCTGGACCCAAAGACCACCAGCGCGGCGATGCTGGACGGCACGTACCTGTCGCTCTGCGATCTTGTGGACGCCAGCGCGCCGTCGCGCGCACCGATGGAGGCGTCGGCCTTCACCCAAACAATCCTCGCCCGTTTGGCCGAGAGCGCGCCATGA
- a CDS encoding DegT/DnrJ/EryC1/StrS family aminotransferase, with product MSTTLAIHGGPKVRDTLFPAHVTVGAEEKARVSEVIDSGILSNYLGAPHENFMGGRYVRECEAAWAESISAAHALAFNSNTSGLIAAMGAIGVGPGDEVIVTAYSMSISAIAPLFYGATPIFADVEPDTFCLDPKSVEAAITDRTKAIIIVDIFGQPFNGPAIRALADKHNLKIVEDCAQAPGGHLNGTPTGLLGDIGVFSLNYHKHIHAGEGGIVVTNDDTLAQRMSMLRNHGECVTGAWGVDDLTNMLGHNMRMTEIEAVIATTQLGKLDGLITERLDRVAYFQEQMRGFEPMTMPKVRDGAKHVYYVHACLWDTTCGTDRNAFVDAVKAELPVFELREKEGVKLGAGYVRPIYLLPTFEKRMALQGPANGLTKSWQNYALGLCPVVEDLHFNSLLSHEFIVPSMERSDIDDVVRAFAKVWDARAHLQTPNAA from the coding sequence ATGTCCACTACACTCGCAATTCATGGCGGCCCCAAAGTTCGCGACACCCTGTTTCCCGCACACGTCACTGTCGGTGCAGAGGAAAAAGCGCGTGTGTCCGAGGTAATCGATAGCGGGATCCTGTCCAACTACCTCGGCGCCCCGCATGAGAATTTCATGGGCGGTCGCTATGTGCGCGAGTGTGAGGCGGCTTGGGCCGAAAGCATCTCGGCAGCGCATGCCTTGGCGTTCAACTCCAACACCTCGGGGCTGATCGCGGCGATGGGGGCGATTGGCGTGGGGCCGGGCGATGAGGTCATCGTAACGGCTTATTCCATGTCAATCTCGGCGATTGCGCCGCTGTTTTACGGCGCGACACCGATCTTCGCGGATGTTGAGCCCGATACTTTCTGCCTTGATCCGAAATCCGTTGAAGCCGCGATCACGGACCGCACCAAGGCAATCATCATCGTCGACATTTTTGGTCAGCCCTTCAACGGCCCCGCCATTCGGGCCTTGGCGGACAAGCACAACCTGAAGATCGTGGAGGATTGTGCCCAAGCGCCTGGTGGCCACCTCAACGGCACGCCTACGGGACTGTTGGGCGATATCGGCGTGTTCTCGCTGAACTACCACAAGCACATCCACGCAGGCGAAGGCGGTATCGTCGTCACCAATGACGACACGCTGGCGCAACGGATGTCGATGCTGCGCAACCACGGGGAATGCGTTACGGGCGCTTGGGGTGTGGACGATCTGACGAACATGCTCGGCCACAACATGCGCATGACCGAGATCGAGGCGGTCATCGCCACAACGCAACTTGGCAAACTGGACGGCCTGATCACCGAACGCCTCGACCGCGTCGCCTATTTCCAAGAGCAGATGCGCGGGTTCGAGCCGATGACCATGCCGAAGGTGCGTGATGGCGCAAAGCACGTCTACTACGTCCACGCCTGCCTGTGGGACACCACCTGCGGCACCGACCGCAATGCCTTCGTCGATGCGGTCAAAGCCGAGCTTCCGGTTTTTGAGTTGCGCGAAAAAGAGGGCGTGAAGCTGGGTGCCGGCTATGTGCGCCCGATCTATCTGCTGCCCACGTTCGAGAAGCGGATGGCCCTGCAAGGCCCTGCCAACGGGCTGACGAAGTCATGGCAGAACTACGCTCTGGGCCTCTGCCCCGTGGTCGAGGACCTGCATTTCAACAGCTTGCTGTCGCACGAGTTCATCGTACCCTCGATGGAACGCTCGGACATCGACGATGTGGTCCGCGCCTTTGCAAAAGTCTGGGACGCGCGCGCGCATCTGCAAACGCCAAACGCGGCTTGA
- the pseI gene encoding pseudaminic acid synthase — translation MAPEIQIDGRKIGADHPPYVICELSGNHIGSLDRALAMIEEAAKTGCAAIKLQTYTADTLTIDSDKPDFRINGGLWDGRTLYDLYQEAHTPFEWHEAMFAKAAEVGVTLFSTPFDETAADLLEDLGAPAYKIASFEAVHLPLIAHVARKGKPMIISTGLANLAEIEAAVRTARDNGCEELVLLHCISSYPAPSDQSNLRTMPHLAEMFGAVPGLSDHTMGSATSVAAIALGGAVIEKHFTMARADGGPDADFSLEPDEFTRLVDDCHNAWLSLGQVGYNTKSAEEGNVVFRRSLYAVRDITAGEAFTPDNVRVIRPGYGLPPRHYDRVIGAEATQAIERGTALSWSMVR, via the coding sequence ATGGCTCCGGAGATTCAGATTGACGGTCGCAAGATCGGTGCCGACCACCCGCCCTACGTGATTTGCGAGTTGTCGGGCAACCACATCGGCTCGCTCGATCGCGCCTTGGCGATGATCGAGGAAGCCGCAAAAACCGGCTGTGCGGCGATCAAGTTGCAGACCTACACAGCCGATACTCTGACCATCGACTCCGACAAGCCCGATTTCCGGATCAACGGCGGGTTATGGGATGGGCGCACGCTTTATGACCTCTATCAAGAGGCCCACACCCCTTTCGAATGGCACGAGGCGATGTTCGCCAAGGCCGCCGAGGTCGGGGTGACGCTGTTCTCGACCCCGTTCGATGAGACCGCCGCCGACCTGTTGGAAGACCTCGGCGCGCCCGCCTACAAAATCGCCTCCTTCGAGGCTGTGCACCTGCCCCTGATCGCCCATGTCGCGCGCAAGGGGAAGCCGATGATCATTTCGACCGGCCTCGCCAATCTGGCCGAGATCGAGGCCGCCGTGCGCACCGCCCGCGACAACGGCTGTGAAGAGTTGGTCCTGCTGCATTGCATCAGCTCTTACCCCGCGCCGTCGGATCAGTCGAACCTGCGCACCATGCCGCATCTGGCCGAGATGTTCGGCGCGGTTCCGGGCCTGTCGGATCATACGATGGGCTCTGCCACATCAGTGGCGGCCATCGCCTTGGGCGGTGCAGTGATCGAGAAGCACTTCACCATGGCCCGCGCCGATGGCGGGCCGGACGCAGATTTCAGCCTGGAGCCCGACGAATTCACGCGTCTCGTGGACGATTGCCACAATGCGTGGCTGTCGCTGGGGCAGGTCGGCTACAACACGAAGTCCGCCGAAGAGGGCAACGTGGTGTTCCGCCGGTCCCTTTATGCCGTGCGCGACATCACCGCCGGAGAGGCGTTTACACCCGACAACGTGCGCGTCATCCGCCCCGGCTACGGCCTGCCACCGCGCCACTACGACCGGGTGATCGGGGCAGAGGCCACGCAAGCGATTGAACGGGGGACCGCGCTGTCGTGGTCCATGGTTCGATAG